The following coding sequences lie in one Lolium perenne isolate Kyuss_39 chromosome 2, Kyuss_2.0, whole genome shotgun sequence genomic window:
- the LOC127334024 gene encoding uncharacterized protein, with amino-acid sequence MQKPALNTGGSGHATRADTLTQREPDTLGAPCFDDDNEGTNYWWWTVQMRQRLFNFNPLVWRMLDEANPTDLEQRNSHYNAQVMNALYCGLSDDQLYRVWHLESAKEIWDALRIMHTQDTSIVRELKAELLREEMRSFALHKGESPNDMYLRLHALVRKMEHLGCKEVTDSYVVRKMLRAMAPRNPSLVSNICEDPKFEELTPQDVRDTFIICDTQREYAKVDTGRETSPPPSSSYGEPEYPGGSSGETPRYAGAQYLSWQRRMKFHLLSIHPLVWASVETGFSYVDEANLTALEQRYKQCNDQAWCALYRSLDNGQASHVYMDIKRSAKEIWDDLRGRAEAVREPKLDGLRAEMDWFTLGEHETPQDMYTRLNKLVNDMKGLGCKEMTDSYVVRKMLRVMTPSNSTLVTLIRGKPNFEQLTPRDVLATFLLYDMVQKDSKIVSHYASPSSNKKIKISLKAQRLLAEESSDEEHDQDQDREHIQEMTLLVKNFGRMLGKKEHEARGRSNFPDKSQKRNSRRSCYKCGAPNHLVANCPFNPYDD; translated from the exons ATGCAGAAGCCGGCCCTCAACACCG GGGGGAGCGGTCACGCGACGAGGGCGGACACGCTCACGCAGCGGGAGCCGGACACGTTAGGAGCACCATGCTTCGACGACGACAACGAGGGCACAAATTATTGGTGGTGGACGGTTCAGATGAGGCAGCGCCTGTTTAACTTCAACCCTCTTGTGTGGAGAATGTTGGACGAAGCAAACCCAACGGATCTCGAGCAGAGGAACAGCCACTACAACGCCCAAGTTATGAACGCCTTATACTGTGGCTTGAGTGATGATCAGCTCTACCGGGTCTGGCACCTTGAGAGCGCCAAGGAGATTTGGGACGCTCTCCGGATTATGCATACACAAGACACCTCGATTGTTCGCGAGTTAAAGGCCGAATTGTTAAGGGAAGAGATGAGGTCGTTCGCCTTGCACAAGGGCGAGTCCCCCAATGACATGTACTTGAGGCTCCATGCTTTGGTCCGTAAGATGGAGCACCTTGGATGCAAAGAGGTGACCGATTCTTATGTTGTGAGGAAGATGCTTCGCGCCATGGCACCACGGAACCCATCCCTGGTGAGTAATATTTGCGAGGATCCTAAATTTGAAGAACTGACACCCCAGGATGTGCGCGATACTTTCATCATCTGTGACACACAGCGCGAGTACGCCAAGGTGGACACCGGCAGAGAAACCTCTCCGCCACCCAGCTCTTCCTATGGAGAGCCAGAATATCCTGGAGGTAGCTCGGGAGAAACACCTCGCTACGCTGGCGCACAGTATCTGTCATGGCAGCGTAGGATGAAATTCCACTTGCTCAGCATTCACCCTCTTGTGTGGGCAAGTGTGGAAACTGGTTTCTCTTATGTAGATGAAGCAAATCTAACGGCTCTCGAACAGAGGTATAAGCAGTGCAATGACCAAGCTTGGTGCGCCTTATACCGTTCCTTGGATAATGGCCAAGCCAGCCATGTTTACATGGACATCAAAAGGAGTGCTAAGGAGATTTGGGATGATCTTCGAGGTAGGGCTGAAGCAGTTCGTGAGCCAAAGCTCGATGGTTTGAGAGCAGAGATGGACTGGTTCACCTTGGGAGAACATGAGACCCCCCAGGACATGTATACAAGGCTCAACAAATTGGTCAATGACATGAAGGGCCTTGGATGCAAAGAGATGACCGATTCATATGTTGTGAGGAAAATGCTTCGCGTCATGACACCAAGCAACTCAACCTTGGTGACCCTCATCCGTGGGAAGCCTAACTTTGAACAACTCACCCCTCGGGATGTGCTTGCAACATTCCTCCTGTACGACATGGTGCAAAAGGATTCCAAAATCGTGAGTCATTATGCTTCGCCAAGCTCAAACAAAAAGATCAAAATCTCCTTGAAGGCCCAACGACTCCTAGCGGAGGAATCAAGCGATGAGGAACATGACCAAGATCAAGACCGAGAGCATATTCAAGAAATGACTCTCTTGGTGAAGAACTTTGGAAGGATGCTTGGAAAGAAAGAGCatgaagcaagaggaagaagcaaTTTTCCTGACAAGTCACAGAAGAGAAACTCAAGGAGATCCTGCTATAAATGTGGTGCCCCTAATCATCTTGTTGCCAATTGCCCTTTCAATCCATATGATGACTGA